TACataaatacatttcaaatatgtttcatgttttagaaaaacaaaattttaacaggATTTGGCAGTGCCCTTTTTTCATTCCACCAGAAGGTGCCAAAACAACCTATGTTGGGTAAAGAAAGAGGTTTAAGAACTTCCCCACCGGTATTATTGAAATTAGCTGTATTGATTGATATGGTCAATAGCTGgacaatagatacctgacaataattggtgatttaacatgtttaaaacaggaacatatatattatagatatgCTGTCCACAGTTTAAACTGTGGAGTGGACCATATCAAATGAaactgtttgtttattttattggtATCTGCAGCGTAAAGAAAAAGTGCACTGCAACATCCAGTTAGGTTTTCAATTTTCTGAAACGTAcaattcatttgaattttatttatctacgacaggaaggcgtcccagaaaataaaaaaagccttgccagatgtcataattatttggactaggaaaTGCCTGTATTTCTATGCCTTTACAGGggggatccagccatttttaaatgGGGGGTTCAACTaaatgtccccattcaaatgcatttttgtccaaaaaaaggggTGGTTCCAACCTCCTTAAGACTttttccagatgcacaggtttgtctgtacaTAAATGCTGTACTCAGAGTATATTTTGCGTTGAAAAATTTAGCCATAGGGTTGACATGAACCTTGATagggttttgtttttattttatatgcgTTTGCTTTTTATATACCTAcctatgttgtactgttacaccactttCTCAGGTTAGGTTGGgattccgctaacatgttaacCCCATCAAATTCTGTATGCATGTGcgtgtcccaagtcaggagcctgtaattcagttgttatCTTTTGTTTCTATGTTcatatagtttttgtttttatttattttttacataaattaggtgGTTATTTTTCCTCTTTTTAAGGCCTTTTTTTATCCAACTATCataactatgcggtattggctttgctcactgttgaaggccacACATTGAcctatactgtggattcatttattttcatgggtaccgattttcgtggattaagaaaaacttgcatatttgtgGATATTAAATTCTGTGGTTAtgctgaagtctgcatacaacatgtacaaacctttagaaaaattatcattctttgaatatttaatttcgtggtttgaaTGTGCCCACGAACACcccgaaaattggtatccaacgaataataatgaatccacagtatttgttTATTcctttgtcattttgttctgtctcattggcaatcatgccactcCTCTTTTTATATCCATGGTAGTTTATCGATTCTTAGTTAAACTCAGCTAAGGGCCAGAATTCAATGTTTTTTAACtagaaaaaaaaggatattaattctgtaaattcatttatactttgaatttaattttttattatgcCAGAAGAGAAGTAGAGAAATAATCTCTGATGCAACCTTAGCTATCTTGGAAGAAGCCTGGAATGATGGATTGAGGTCTACAAAGGAAAAGAAAAAGATACAGGCATTAGGAGTAAAGACCAAACtttcaacagaaaaaattgaGGTAAAGTGGATCAGTTGGGTCTAGGCCAGGCATTCTGTATTAACAGTGTAACTTGTCTCATCTGACACACTTGGACCAGATTTTTTTAGGATTATGTAGGGTGTCGGATTACTCAGGTTTTTTCTATAAGGATAAGCATACTTTTGGGACTATTAAAATGTGTCTGTTAAAGCAGACTGTTAGAATACTCAAGTGTTGGATTAGGCAAGTTACATTGTATCACCATATGGAGTAATTATATATCATTGCGTGCACTTTTTTCCCAACAACAGCAGCTACTTTTCACAATTagaatgtaaattttaaagcaAAAGGTTTATACATATTAAAGgtttcaatgaaaataaaaataaaatgaaacttaaccatgttaactgttttgaatattgtatttattttttatgtttaggtGTGGATTGGGAATAGAAGGGCAAAGGATAGGAGGGGTGGAGTAGCACCAGCCTACAGCAAGAAGAAGGTGGCTGTAAGGGGACCATCTTCATATACTTTGTTTTCACAGCAGTTTAAGAGAGGTATTTATTCAAGTTATTGTAAATGACAGTTAAGTGTTTGTTTACCTTATTAGcattgtaaaaacaaattgaaggtACAAGTCTAGTGGAATAGCCCTCCAAAGAAAAGGTACATGCTGAAACTAAACTTaatgtagatataagaagatgtggtatgaatgctgATGAGACgactttccatccaagtcacaattttataaaagtaaaccactgtaggtgattatacatgttatatgacgatttaaacttttttttgcattttgacTCATGGATAAAAATTAATATCCTATTTGAGGATTCAAGGACATTTGCcatatatatgacaaaaaaattctgaataaaaaaatttaaacagtcCTTAAAGGGACACTAGCTGTCATGGCTGTCAAATTAATGTTCATggattataattaaattctcaaatttgatttataacaatgtaaaacatttatccaaactattacAAGTCTAAAATGATAAGTTAAAAGGGCACGGGCATTGAAATGCTTAGCTTTGTTTAGTGTGTAGTTTAGTCTAGACACCTAGGAATCTGGTGTACagaagttgttgtttgtttatgtaatttatacatgtttctcgtttctcaattttgatatagattagactgttggttttcctgcttgaatggttttacactagtaatttagGGGCCCGTTATAGCTGAGGTTCACATGAATACTGAATCAGCTAGGTttaattattcacttgcaagtgaataattcataatcaatgttttttagtttattttgacaaaattgaaccttaTTGGTTTGCTAAAGCCAATTAGTATTTCACTATAAATTCCATTTCATTAATggtttatcaaaaaaaaaaatattagattttttgttatataccTCGTACAtgtcgtagctagtgcccccttaaataatctaattaaactaataaatacattgtaatCTCTTTGAATAGAAGGGTCTTCAAAATCAGAGCACTTTCAAGATGTTGCCAAAAAGTGGAGAGAACTTTCACCAACAGAGAGAGAAAGGTTCCAAGAAGATGCTAGGGGAATTAGGGACAGTGAGCTAAAAGGGATGCCAGAAGAGGATGCTATTGCCCATCACTTCAAACAAATTAGATGTTCGGTATGATagcattgttaaataatttccCCCCGTAATATAAAAGTGCTTTCATTGTCTTGAAATATGGAAAATCAGTTTTTGAGAGTGTTAATTTTTCTTACAGGAAGCAGATCTATAAgccaattttgtttattaaactgGACAGTAAcacattacatttattttacagcTAACCCTTGAAGGTTATTGTCTCAATAAAAATGTAACCTACTGGTACATTGTGCTTGTAAGCAATAGTCTCTAGAGAACACTATGTTTTGACTATCAGTTTCTCAAGGAAACCACTATCATTATGCATTTTATgcaaaatattaacataaaatttATCACTACATAACCTTACACGAAGCCTTACAATATATGTCATTTAATTTGGATACTGTGGattaattattattctttggataccaattttcttggatttcgtgggcacagtaaaaccacgaaattaaatattcaacgaatgatAATTTGTCTATAGGTTTATATGCAGACTTAagaaaaaccatgaaatcaaatatccacgaatatgcaagtttttcttaatccacgaaaattggtacccacgaaaataaatgaatccacagtagttagTGATACAGATATACCTGTAGGATCCTTAAggagaaaaaatgcaaaatatacaGATGACTGTGTTTAGAAATGACAAAGTATAACAGTATTTTCTTCTTATAATTTTCTTCAGATTAATATCTTAGAATCTATGGGTTTTGAGTCTGTGATGGTTGCCACAAGAGAGCATGAGGATCCCCACTTGTTTGGAACCAACAAAGGAATAGAGTACATTGTACAACCTCATGTAATGGAGAGTTTCCGGAAATCAGTGTTTGGTATGTTTATGAGTTTACCTTTATCGCTAAACTCCTTAACCATTTGCAACAATACAAGTTACTATATAGGGGGTTCTGATCCAGGATCCTGCTttctgttttgtcagattcctgtttcctgcttacactatgtacataagcaattctcattttttgtcatttcctggGTCCTGCTATACATTATTttccgttttcacgacacaataatttgaatcTCCTGTGTCACGCGTACCAAAAATCTGCAATCCCGTgccacgcttagaccccaatgagacccactacatatacaaagcacaaaatagccataaaatctatttttatacCCCACCTACAATAGCTGATAAATGTgacattcttttttaattttctgcaCATATTTATAGCCTGGACAGTTTCAGTTTTAGACCCACTAAAATGTCAAGATAGGTTAGACAATACTCAGGTATTTTAAAAGttcagaaaaataaacattcaacaatatggttttctttttatagaaatgtcTCTGTAAAGGACTTCATGaattttgtacatgttgaaATTAGCAATTCAAtgaatatcttatttatttgcAGGAAACACAGTGTACATGAAACAGCCAAGCAAGAAAGGAAAGGGTGACCTGCGGACTGAATTGAGACAGATTTTAAATTCTTGCTGGGGTATGCTaccttttaatttaaaatgactGAGAATAATGTATATAGAATAACCAGATGTTGATGATGTCGTATCAAAACAACTGTGAATGCAAAAGATATAGTTCCTTTTATTGTCTACTTTAATTTCACTAAAAATTCTACTGTCAGATGACTGTCAGTGTAACAAAAAGAATAGCtaaacaaagattttttaaagatatcgaAAAATATTCTATCATAACATAACATTACtgataaaaaggtaaaaacaaattatagtgAATAGGAAAGAGGACAAAGAAAATAGGTAGTGTACATTAGTTGAAGTTTATTTCAGAAATATGCCTAAAATTAAACTGCCTAATAATTCAGGAATCTAGTCTTTATATTCATATGATCTTGATAATGGTGTTTAGTCCAGAGATTTTATGTTTGGTTCTTCCATTGTCTGTATTTCATATGGTTTTCTATTGGTGACAGGCAcacaattcttaaaaaaatagacatgtttcccttttaaaaattaaaactatttctgtaGGTGGTTGGAAGGAATGTGAAATGCCATCAGACACTTTTTTCTAGAACAGCCCTATACGAGATTTCATCACtagtttttccatttttagaaaAGGCCATTGGGGAATCAAAACCAATACCGTATTCCTCACTGCTGAAAGGTAAGATTCCATGGAAGCTAGTGGGACTTCCAGTACCTGTGAAAGAGCCCAGCAACTATGGAATAAGTGATTTAAAGAAGATATTGGACAGGAAGGGAGATATTAGATTCGAGTgagttttattattataatttatagtaaaagctttattaatataaaaataaagagataaagtatgattgccaatgagacaactatccaagttcaaataaagtgcaTGTAAGTATTGTAAGGAATTATACAGGCAACTAccctatagaaaaaaatcagtgGAATTACACTGGAATACCACTGATATTCCATTGTAATTTCCACTGGAATTCCAGTAATTATCAATGGAATAATTTGGCTGGAATTCCACTGGAACTACATTGGCTTTCCACTGGAATTACAGTGAAAATTCCAGTGTTATTTCACTGGATTCCAGCCAAATTATTCCACTGATAATCACTGGAATTCCAGTGGAAATTACAGTGTTATTTCACTTGTATTCCAGTGGAATTCCAGCCAAATTATTCCAGTGGAATGCGAATGTAATTCCAGTGGTATTTTGCTGCAACTCCAGTGGAATAACTACAGTTCCAGTGGAATTGCTACTCTGACATTTACGCCCTATCGCTGGCCTTATCACTACTTCtgagaaacacaaaatatagtgaTTCGAATTCATCACATGATTGATCTGatcatattcaaataaataacatttttaacatcCTATCCATGAACAGAAAAATGTCCTGCATGGTTTGTATAAGTAGAATAAAAACAGTGTCTATATGGTCAGCTTAAACCGTACCCACAAACTGattaactaatataaaaattatgtgtGATATATAAACTTCTCTTCCTTTCTGTAATTCAAAACTTGCTGTCTCTGTACTTCCAACTATAATTGCTGAATAAAGGTATTAAAATGGAATCTGCATAAAATCTGTTTCATATCATTGCTGGCAGCTCATATTTAATCCcctaaaagtacaaaaatatccACAAAGAATCAATTGTTCAAGAGGTAATGATTGTATGAagcaataaattcaatagaaacaGCATTATGCATCTTACATTGCATTGGAAGTTTAAGTTAAACTCAAATTTAGTACCCCCCCTTTAACCCTTGAAGATAAAACTGGCGacttaaattattattaacGTTTCACCAAGTTAATTTAGATGAATATTATTCACACAATTTAATTTCTACATATCAGATTATCATATATACCCATGTACCAtttacatagttatcaaaagtaccaggattataattttatacgccagacgcgcgtttcgtctacataagactcatcagtgacgctcatatcaaaatagttaaaaagccaaataaatacaaagttgaagagcattgaggacccaaaattccaaaaagttgtgccaaaaacatGTCAGATTACGATATGTCTGTTATGAATGTGACAACaatatatcaatttatcatTCTTCATTAATTTATTGTCTGCCTAAACTTTCTGATGTTTTGCTCAGATTAAAAtcctaaatgttttatattgccTCAACAAATTGTATTTCATAATCATTATATGTTAAATCAAATACTTATCTGAAAACATCTGCGTTTGGATTCTCCATTTTTGTTATCCAGCGTAAtcatatgacgtcatatttgcaAGTGCGTTTAAGTCAAGGTGTCAATCTCGTCCCATATAATATCGGCCCGAAGTTGATTCGTCCCTGTAATGGTATTTCAGTGAACTTCTCAAAACCGGTCGTCCGTTGGACTACGGAAACAGCCGATTTGCGGGGTTTGCCGGTTTGTAGAAATTTAAAATCAcaagagttacttccccttaatATGGGTGTTTGagaatgttttgaaaatgtatttcactttcattaaaatatacgttttcctttttaaattttagttttgtatataatatctaTCTTAAAATACAGCTACAACTTCTATttcatcttattttatttttttattttgcaggaataaaaaaataaaaacaccatACATTTATGATATTTCACGAATAATTAGATAAAATGTTCTACTTTAAACGGTCGAAACGGCACCTATGATGCTCATTTGTACGTGTGGTGTAAGTTATAAATGTTACACCTTGTCATAACGCAATAAAAAAGGAGAGttatgaaacaaaattgacAGGTGAACAGATTTTACAGCCTCGGACTAATAGGTGACCTGATTGAATTTTATTGACCGAACAATTTGTAGGTTACAGTTATACAAATGAAAcagtaattttaaatcatttcagaTGACATGGCCCATTTTACGAGAATGAGttataatgatataattatttaaatacaacaatACCGGCTGGTATCTGATTTCAAGGAATAACCATTTGATATAATGCAATCTGCTGGGTCTTCTTAATTTGGCCAGTATGGTGGGAGAGGCTGTATTCagataaatttcaatatataagaaataaataagggtgatgcattaaaacatttttgaacagaatggcaatttaattttttttctttgcacgTTGCTGCAGAAGTTGTCATTAAAGCAACAATTAAATTGCCTTTCAATtaagacatcataattattttgactagGTACAAATGAATTGTAATGAGAATAGTCATtagaatataatataaatactttTTCTACCCCAAAAAATGGCCATCAGTATCTAAATGATAAATCatgcaacccaacaatgtattCCAGTGGAATTACAgtggtaaaattttcaaatgtcatTATTCCAGTGGAATTACAgtggtaaaattttcaaatgtcatTCCAGTGAAATCACCAATCAAATTCCACTggaatttttagttttaaatgatTTACCAGTGGAATTCAAATGAGTCACTGTAAACCAGTGGAATTCCAGTGGAATCAACTGGTATTCCACTGGAATTCCATTGATATTTTCTATGGGGTATGTTTCATAGTAAACTTGTACAAAAACTAttgaagttaaataaaattcatctattttaaagcaaaaaaagatgctttttatctttaatttcagaATTCTTGTCCAAAAACATTAAAGTTTGGATATTTACTAGTGTTGTTGACAGTTAAGGACCaatatcaaatagcaaaatttctA
Above is a window of Mytilus trossulus isolate FHL-02 chromosome 4, PNRI_Mtr1.1.1.hap1, whole genome shotgun sequence DNA encoding:
- the LOC134714742 gene encoding uncharacterized protein LOC134714742 → MDSEAANNIKRSREIISDATLAILEEAWNDGLRSTKEKKKIQALGVKTKLSTEKIEVWIGNRRAKDRRGGVAPAYSKKKVAVRGPSSYTLFSQQFKREGSSKSEHFQDVAKKWRELSPTERERFQEDARGIRDSELKGMPEEDAIAHHFKQIRCSINILESMGFESVMVATREHEDPHLFGTNKGIEYIVQPHVMESFRKSVFGNTVYMKQPSKKGKGDLRTELRQILNSCWEKAIGESKPIPYSSLLKGKIPWKLVGLPVPVKEPSNYGISDLKKILDRKGDIRFEKTQASQSEPDSAEDIVDSIISDPSALEPVHDLSEGENSATDEQVGPAIPLELVDGLNNLLGLKKDDESAIISIGKVENDITKRKITATNDNKGKVVVPPKKKKSSIGKKDSTKYDIDYLVEDRDGKLGQEFLVHWKGYSPDQRTWEPVVSLPTTALSFYWQKKYSKKE